CGCCATTCTCGGCGTGTCACTGGCAGTTGCCAAGGCTGCTGCCGAAGAGGTGGGACTTCCGCTTTACCAGTATATCGGCGGCTGCAACGCCAAGGAACTGCCGCTGCCGATGATGAACATCATCAACGGTGGGGCCCATGCCGACAACAACGTCGATATCCAGGAATTCATGATCATGCCTGCCGGGGCGAAGAGCTTCAAGGAAGCGCTCCGTATGGGTGCTGAGATCTTCCATGCCCTCAAAGGGGTGCTTAAAGGCAAAGGTTACAACACTGCGGTCGGTGACGAAGGTGGTTTCGCTCCCAACCTCAAATCCAACGAAGAAGCACTGGAAGTAATCATGGAAGCAATCGCCAAGGCCGGTTACAAGGCTGGCGAAGAAGTACTCCTGGCTCTTGACGTTGCTTCTTCCGAGCTGTTTCAGGACGGCGTTTATACCCTCGAAAATGAAACAGATTCGAAGAAGACCCCGGCCCAGATGGTTGATTTCTACGAAAACCTGGTCAACAAGTACCCGATCATCTCAATCGAGGACGGCATGGCCGAGAACGACTGGGACGGCTGGAAACTGCTCACTGAGCGGCTCGGCAAGCGGATCCAGATTGTCGGCGACGACCTGTTCGTCACCAATCCGAAGATATTGAAAGAAGGAATCCAGAAGGGGATCGCCAACTCCATCCTGGTGAAACTCAACCAGATCGGCACGCTCACCGAAACGCTCGACGCCATCGAAATGGCCAAGCGCGCCGGCTACACCTGTGTCATCTCGCACCGTTCGGGCGAGACCGAGGACACCACCCTGGCCGATCTCTCGGTAGCCGTCAATGCCGGCCAGATAAAGACCGGTTCCCTTTGCCGCACCGACCGGGTCTGCAAATACAACCAGCTGCTCCGGATCGAGGACGAACTCGACTCTACTGCAATCTTCCGCGGCAAGGATGTGTTTTACAATATTAAAAAGTAATGTCTTCGTAAAAACATTCAATATAATGTTCCCAACGGGGGGTTGCGCAAGCAGCCCCCTCTTTTTTTGATACAATTAACTTTTGCGGAGGTAGTTCTGATGCGATACTCGCCGCTTATTACCGATCTGTATGAACTGACCATGCTGGCCGGCTATGTTGATGAAGGAATGGCCGATACCCCGGCGGTTTTCGATCTGTTCTTCAGACATAATCCCTTCAATGGAGGCTACGCCATCTTTGCCGGCCTGGCACCGGCGCTCTCCTACCTGGAAAATCTCAGCTTCACCAGCGAGGAGCTCTCCTACCTCAACTCACTCGGCCTGTTCAAAGCAACTTTTCTCGAATATCTTGAGGAATTCCGTTTTCGCGGCAAGGTTACCGCTGTGCCGGAAGGGACCGCTGTTTTCGGCAATGAGCCGCTCCTGACTGTTGAAGGGACTCTGGCTGAGGCCCAGTTCGTCGAGACCGCGCTGCTGAATATCATCAACTTCCAGACCCTTGTTGCCACAAAGGCTGCGAGAATCTGCCACGCAGCAGGCAATGGCACTGTCATCGAGTTCGGTCTCCGCAGGGCTCAGGGGCCTGACGGCGGACTTTCCGCAGCCCGCGCCGCAGCAGTAGGCGGAATACGCAGCACCAGCAACGTTCTGGCCGGCATGATCCATAAACTGCCGGTCAAAGGCACCCATGCCCATAGCTGGATCATGGCCTTTCCCGATGAACTGACCGCCTTCCGCAAATACGCCGAAGTGTTTCCTGACTCGACCATACTGCTGGTAGACACCTATGACACCCTCAAAAGCGGCATCCCGAACGCCATCACCGTGGCAGGAGAACTGGCTGAGCGAGGGCACCGTCTTGTCGGGATCCGCCTGGATTCCGGAGACCTCGCCTACCTCTCAAAAGAGGCCCGGAGGATGTTCGACGCGGCAGGCTTCCCGGAGGTCAGGATCGTTGCCTCCAACGAGCTGGACGAATTTGTGATCGACTCGATCCGCGACGAAGGGGGGCGTGTCGACATTTACGGAGTAGGCACCAGGCTGGTCACCTGTGATGGCGACGGCGGCGGAGCGCTCGGTGGGGTCTATAAACTAGTCCGCTCCGGTGACCGGCCACGGCTGAAGGTGACCAGCGATACCGCCAAGGCAACACTCCCAGACCGTAAGCGGCTATTGCGGGCGCTGGCACCGGATGGCAGTTTCATTCAGGATGTTATCACTCTGGACAGCGAATCGATCGTACCAGGAGACACGGTTTTTGACCCGGCCAACCCCCTGCA
This window of the Geoanaerobacter pelophilus genome carries:
- the eno gene encoding phosphopyruvate hydratase encodes the protein MSQITDVYAREIIDSRGNPTLEVEVFLDSGVMGRAAVPSGASTGEREALEMRDGDKSRYLGKGVQKAVDNVNNQIADAIIGMEATDQVGIDRKMLELDGTEYKSNLGANAILGVSLAVAKAAAEEVGLPLYQYIGGCNAKELPLPMMNIINGGAHADNNVDIQEFMIMPAGAKSFKEALRMGAEIFHALKGVLKGKGYNTAVGDEGGFAPNLKSNEEALEVIMEAIAKAGYKAGEEVLLALDVASSELFQDGVYTLENETDSKKTPAQMVDFYENLVNKYPIISIEDGMAENDWDGWKLLTERLGKRIQIVGDDLFVTNPKILKEGIQKGIANSILVKLNQIGTLTETLDAIEMAKRAGYTCVISHRSGETEDTTLADLSVAVNAGQIKTGSLCRTDRVCKYNQLLRIEDELDSTAIFRGKDVFYNIKK
- a CDS encoding nicotinate phosphoribosyltransferase; this encodes MRYSPLITDLYELTMLAGYVDEGMADTPAVFDLFFRHNPFNGGYAIFAGLAPALSYLENLSFTSEELSYLNSLGLFKATFLEYLEEFRFRGKVTAVPEGTAVFGNEPLLTVEGTLAEAQFVETALLNIINFQTLVATKAARICHAAGNGTVIEFGLRRAQGPDGGLSAARAAAVGGIRSTSNVLAGMIHKLPVKGTHAHSWIMAFPDELTAFRKYAEVFPDSTILLVDTYDTLKSGIPNAITVAGELAERGHRLVGIRLDSGDLAYLSKEARRMFDAAGFPEVRIVASNELDEFVIDSIRDEGGRVDIYGVGTRLVTCDGDGGGALGGVYKLVRSGDRPRLKVTSDTAKATLPDRKRLLRALAPDGSFIQDVITLDSESIVPGDTVFDPANPLQYKTIPVTAQLIDLRDVVMSDGKAVLGPSDNLNVLADRTADQLQKLPQGTLRFMNPHRYKISISKGLLDLRQQLVKAIQEGSTHG